In Brachypodium distachyon strain Bd21 chromosome 2, Brachypodium_distachyon_v3.0, whole genome shotgun sequence, one genomic interval encodes:
- the LOC112268562 gene encoding hydroxyphenylpyruvate reductase-like: MLHIFRDICICPFSVVATFLRRSMQPSPFCSFSGKRVGIIGLGRIGLAVATRVEAFDCPVNYYQRTKKEYPNYTYYPTVLELASNSDVLVVACPLNEQTRHIVNREVIEALGPKGVLINIGRGPHVDEPELVSALVEGRLGGAGLDVFEDEPNVPEALFALDNVVLVPHVGSGTHETRKAMADLVLGNLEAHVLKKPLLTPVV, translated from the exons ATGCTACATATTTTCAGAGATATTTGCATCTGTCCGTTTTCAGTTGTTGCTACTTTTCTTCGTCGGAGTATGCAGCCTTCACCATTTTGCTCT TTCAGTGGCAAAAGAGTGGGCATCATTGGGCTGGGCAGGATAGGGCTTGCTGTTGCCACAAGAGTGGAGGCTTTTGATTGCCCAGTCAACTACTACCAGAGAACAAAGAAAGAGTACCCCAACTACACCTATTACCCTACCGTGCTTGAATTGGCATCAAACAGCGACGTGCTAGTGGTGGCATGCCCACTGAACGAGCAGACCCGCCACATTGTCAACCGTGAGGTGATCGAGGCACTGGGACCCAAGGGCGTGCTCATAAACATCGGACGCGGCCCTCACGTCGACGAGCCCGAGCTCGTCTCTGCGCTCGTCGAGGGCCGCCTCGGCGGGGCGGGGCTCGACGTGTTCGAGGACGAGCCGAATGTGCCCGAGGCGCTGTTCGCGCTCGACAACGTCGTCCTGGTGCCGCATGTGGGGAGTGGGACGCACGAGACTCGCAAGGCAATGGCGGACCTGGTCCTGGGGAACCTGGAGGCGCATGTTCTGAAGAAGCCGCTGCTGACTCCGGTTGTCTGA
- the LOC100831724 gene encoding hydroxyphenylpyruvate reductase: protein MESLGVLLLHPMNAYLEQELDRRFRLLRLWESPPDSRADFLRANASAIRAVVGNAGYNADAALIDALPSLEIVASFSVGIDRVDLAKCRERGIRVTNTPDVLTDDVADLAVGLAIAALRRIPQADRYVRAGLWKAKGDYTLTTRFSGKRVGILGLGRIGLAIAKRAEAFGCSISYHSRSEKPFPNYRFFTNVVDLAANCDVLVVACSLNAETHHIVSRKVMVALGPEGVLINIGRGAHVDEPELVSALLAKQLGAAGLDVFEHEPFAPEQLFGLDNVVLVPHIGSDTEETCMAMADLVLKNLEAHALNKPLLTPVI from the exons ATGGAATCCCTGGGCGTCCTGCTGCTGCACCCCATGAACGCCTACCTGGAGCAGGAGCTCGatcgccgcttccgcctcctccgcctttGGGAGTCCCCGCCCGACAGCCGCGCCGACTTCCTCCGCGCCAATGCATCCGCCATCCGCGCCGTCGTCGGGAACGCCGGCTACAACGCCGACGCGGCCCTCATCGACGCCCTCCCGTCCCTCGAGATCGTCGCGTCCTTCTCCGTCGGAATCGACCGCGTTGACCTCGCCAAGTGCCGCGAGCGCGGGATCCGCGTCACCAACACCCCGGACGTCCTCACCGACGACGtcgccgacctcgccgtcgGCCTCGCCATCGCCGCGCTCCGCAGGATCCCGCAGGCCGACCGCTATGTTCGCGCTGGCTTGTGGAAGGCCAAGGGCGACTACACACTCACCACTCGG TTCAGTGGTAAAAGAGTTGGTATTCTTGGGCTTGGCAGGATAGGCTTAGCTATAGCAAAAAGAGCTGAGGCATTTGGTTGCTCAATCAGCTACCATTCAAGATCAGAGAAGCCATTTCCAAACTACAGGTTCTTTACAAATGTTGTTGACCTGGCAGCCAATTGTGACGTGCTTGTTGTAGCATGCTCGCTTAATGCAGAGACCCATCATATTGTCAGTCGTAAGGTCATGGTTGCACTAGGACCGGAGGGTGTGCTCATAAACATTGGCCGTGGAGCACACGTGGATGAACCAGAGCTTGTGTCTGCTCTTCTTGCGAAACAGTTGGGAGCAGCAGGCCTTGATGTTTTTGAGCACGAGCCCTTTGCTCCAGAGCAACTTTTTGGTTTAGATAATGTTGTTTTGGTCCCTCATATAGGAAGTGATACAGAAGAGACATGCATGGCAATGGCTGATCTGGTTCTAAAGAATTTGGAGGCACATGCTTTGAATAAGCCCTTACTCACCCCAGTCATCTGA
- the LOC100834094 gene encoding uncharacterized protein LOC100834094 isoform X1 — protein MHHHKPPPERRKRCSHVADADQKPGLVRGQAGEPLPCMHQGGRESSREAEPEHSSLRSPSPPPLATASGAPPGFYVPPFYGAKKRTGYNVLPAIARQSCKHSGKQLKSSSPVSTSASSPEPLHRRRRRRRRRRRMKHTTSDSDVTSLATTSPSRSPKRGSGGAAYYVVSPSRDSRESSSTQATPVYNSPLESPSHQSSLGPHSRASSASRFSGVLRSPSAGSGSGSGPGSKPPTGRKRPRRAHGKGWHEVDVIDEGDGEYGELDDDQELSRRCLAAIWFSVLVVAFTLACLVVWGVARRHKPIVLVKSLMVENFYAGEGVDRTGVPTKLVTVNCSLKIDVENPSTMFGIHVSSTSIQLIFSQIPIANGQLEKFYQPKASRHAAAVTLHGEKTPLYGAGATFGLTGDAGAVPLTLDLAVRTRGYVIGNLVRVTHTRRARCPVVVRGGDQPIKFAQSACSYT, from the exons ATGCACCACCACAAACCCCCTCCGGAACGAAGGAAAAGATGCAGCCACGTGGCAGACGCTGATCAGAAGCCCGGCCTGGTTCGTGGTCAAGCGGGAGAGCCgcttccatgcatgcatcaaggGGGCCGGGAGAGCTCGCGCGAGGCAGAGCCCGAGCACTCCTCCCTCAGGTCTCCATCCCCACCGCCACTCGCTACAGCTtccggcgcgccgccgggctTCTACGTGCCACCGTTCTACGGGGCGAAGAAAAGAACAG GTTATAACGTACTCCCAGCCATCGCCCGGCAAAGCTGCAAGCATTCCGGCAAACAACTGAAATCCTCGTCCCCAGTTTCAACATCGGCATCAAGCCCGGAGCCATTGCAtcgcaggaggaggaggaggaggaggaggaggaggatgaagcACACGACGTCGGACTCGGACGTGACGAGCCTTGCGACGACGTCGCCGTCGCGGTCGCCGAagcgcggcagcggcggcgcggcctaCTACGTGGTGAGCCCGTCTCGGGACTCGCGGGAGTCGTCGTCCACGCAGGCCACGCCCGTGTACAACAGCCCGCTCGAGTCCCCCTCGCACCAGTCATCCCTCGGCCCGCACTCCAgggcctcctccgccagccGCTTCTCCGGGGTCCTCCGCTCGCCCtccgccggctccggctccggctccggccccGGCAGCAAGCCGCCCACGGGCCGCAAGCGGCCCAGGCGCGCGCACGGCAAAGGGTGGCACGAGGTGGACGTGATCGACGAGGGCGACGGCGAGTACGGCGAGCTCGACGACGaccaggagctctcccggaggTGCCTCGCCGCCATCTGGTTCTCGGTTCTCGTCGTCGCGTTCACCCTTGCCTGCCTCGTCGTCTGGGGCGTCGCACGGCGTCACAAGCCCATCGTTCTCGTCAAG agCTTGATGGTGGAGAATTTTTACGCCGGCGAAGGCGTGGACCGGACCGGGGTGCCGACGAAGCTGGTCACGGTGAACTGCTCGCTCAAGATCGACGTCGAAAACCCTTCCACCATGTTCGGCATCCACGTTTCCTCCACCTCCATCCAGCTCATCTTCTCCCAGATACCCATCGCCAACGGCCAG TTGGAGAAGTTCTACCAGCCGAAGGCAAGccggcacgccgccgccgtgaccCTGCACGGCGAGAAGACCCCGCTgtacggcgccggcgccacgtTCGGCCTGAccggcgacgcgggcgccGTGCCGCTGACGCTGGACCTGGCGGTGAGAACCAGAGGGTACGTCATCGGTAACCTCGTCAGGGTGACACACACGAGGCGTGCGAGATGCCCAGTCGTCGTCCGCGGAGGCGACCAGCCGATCAAGTTTGCCCAGAGTGCTTGCAGTtacacctga
- the LOC100834484 gene encoding pentatricopeptide repeat-containing protein At5g25630 produces MHDGDGGAVQAQACATCAKGHACQAVVSRTREMRALIDEKKPHQAHAVFAQLAGEGHRPSLVTYTTLLSLLTSQRAFERIPALLADIEAAGLRPDPIFFNALINAFVEAGRMGEATSVFWKMSRHHPGCRPTVSTFNTLIKGFGIAGRPEESQRIFDLMTAWVRPNLTTYNILVKAWCDQRRMEQAWAVVGRMRPAAVEPDVVTYNTLASAYAKNDETWRAEELVVVEMARARLRTSERTWGIIVGGYCREGRLEEALRCVRQMKDAGVGPNVIVFNTLLKGFLDANDAAAAADVLGLMEQFGIKPDIVTYSHQLNALSSLGHMARCAKVFDRMLEAGIEPDPQVYSILAKGYVRAQQPGKAEELLQQMGRLGVRPNVVTFTTVISGWCSVADMDNATRVYDKMRGAGVRPNLRTFETLIWGYSEQKQPWKAEKVLQMMKDAGVRPKQSTYSLVADAWKAVGIVENANRALGSPDDCRRRNVSDHDEPGRHSDDEIDRLQRFGRTDEQAKSDPSNSSFLQVTSALGTGKTGKSASPPASFWRLCQLRMRSPGFCRNQWQKQCVFYGQNIPSLKAVVFLN; encoded by the exons ATGCacgacggcgatggcggcgccgtgCAAGCGCAAGCCTGCGCGACGTGCGCCAAGGGGCACGCGTGCCAGGCCGTGGTGTCCCGGacgcgggagatgcgcgccctGATCGACGAGAAGAAGCCCCACCAGGCGCACGCCGTGTTCGCGCAGCTCGCCGGCGAGGGCCACCGGCCGTCGCTGGTGACGTACACCACCCTGCTCTCCTTGCTGACGAGCCAGCGCGCCTTCGAGCGGATCCCGGCGCTTCTCGCGGACATCGAGGCCGCCGGCCTGCGCCCGGACCCCATCTTCTTCAACGCGCTCATCAACGCCTTCGTGGAGGCCGGGCGGATGGGGGAAGCCACCAGCGTGTTCTGGAAGATGAGCCGGCACCACCcgggctgccggcccacggtCTCCACCTTCAACACGCTCATCAAGGGCTTCGGCATCGCGGGCCGGCCCGAGGAATCCCAGCGCATCTTCGACCTGATGACGGCGTGGGTCAGGCCGAACCTGACGACGTACAACATCCTGGTGAAGGCGTGGTGCGACCAGCGGCGGATGGAGCAGGCGTGGGCCGTGGTGGGCCGGATGCGGCCCGCGGCGGTGGAGCCCGACGTGGTGACGTACAACACGCTGGCCAGCGCCTACGCCAAGAACGACGAGACGTGGCGCGCCGAGGAGCTCGTGGTGGTGGAGATGGCGCGGGCCAGGCTGCGCACCAGCGAGCGCACATGGGGCATCATCGTCGGGGGCTACTGCAGGGAAGGCCGGCTGGAGGAGGCGCTCCGGTGCGTCCGCCAGATGAAGGACGCCGGCGTGGGGCCCAacgtcatcgtcttcaacaCCCTCCTCAAGGGCTTCCTCGACGCcaacgacgccgccgccgccgccgat GTTCTCGGGCTGATGGAGCAGTTCGGGATCAAGCCGGACATCGTGACCTACAGCCACCAGCTGAACGCGCTCAGCTCGCTGGGGCACATGGCGAGGTGCGCCAAGGTGTTCGACAGAATGCTGGAGGCCGGGATCGAGCCGGACCCGCAGGTGTACAGCATCCTCGCCAAGGGCTACGTGCGCGCGCAGCAGCCGGGGAAGGCGGAGGAGCTCCTGCAGCAGATGGGCCGCCTCGGCGTCCGCCCCAACGTCGTGACATTCACCACCGTCATCAGCGGCTGGTGCAGCGTCGCCGACATGGACAACGCCACGAGGGTCTACGACAAGatgcgcggcgccggcgtccgccCCAACCTCAGGACGTTCGAGACGCTCATCTGGGGGTACAGCGAGCAGAAGCAGCCATGGAAGGCCGAGAAGGTCCTCCAGATGATGAAGGATGCCGGCGTCAGGCCCAAGCAGAGCACCTACAGCCTCGTTGCCGACGCATGGAAGGCTGTCGGCATCGTCGAGAACGCCAACCGGGCACTTGGTTCCCCCGATGATTGTCGCCGCCGCAATGTCAGTGATCACGACGAGCCGGGCCGTCATTCGGATGATGAAATTGACAGGCTGCAAAGATTCGGGAGAACCGATGAGCAGGCAAAGAGTGATCCGTCGAATTCAAGTTTCCTGCAGGTGACAAGCGCGCTAGGGACAGGCAAGACTGGAAAGTCTGCATCGCCGCCGGCATCATTCTGGCGATTGTGTCAGCTTCGAATGCGATCCCCGGGGTTTTGCAGGAATCAATGGCAGAAGCAGTGTGTATTCTACGGTCAGAACATCCCCTCACTCAAGGCAGTAGTATTCCTCAATTAG
- the LOC100834094 gene encoding uncharacterized protein LOC100834094 isoform X2, giving the protein MIYMPMQLCCRPVHDLNILTNSQKNCGYNVLPAIARQSCKHSGKQLKSSSPVSTSASSPEPLHRRRRRRRRRRRMKHTTSDSDVTSLATTSPSRSPKRGSGGAAYYVVSPSRDSRESSSTQATPVYNSPLESPSHQSSLGPHSRASSASRFSGVLRSPSAGSGSGSGPGSKPPTGRKRPRRAHGKGWHEVDVIDEGDGEYGELDDDQELSRRCLAAIWFSVLVVAFTLACLVVWGVARRHKPIVLVKSLMVENFYAGEGVDRTGVPTKLVTVNCSLKIDVENPSTMFGIHVSSTSIQLIFSQIPIANGQLEKFYQPKASRHAAAVTLHGEKTPLYGAGATFGLTGDAGAVPLTLDLAVRTRGYVIGNLVRVTHTRRARCPVVVRGGDQPIKFAQSACSYT; this is encoded by the exons ATGATATATATGCCGATGCAATTGTGCTGCCGGCCGGTACATGATCTCAACATCCTTACCAATTCCCAGAAGAATTGCG GTTATAACGTACTCCCAGCCATCGCCCGGCAAAGCTGCAAGCATTCCGGCAAACAACTGAAATCCTCGTCCCCAGTTTCAACATCGGCATCAAGCCCGGAGCCATTGCAtcgcaggaggaggaggaggaggaggaggaggaggatgaagcACACGACGTCGGACTCGGACGTGACGAGCCTTGCGACGACGTCGCCGTCGCGGTCGCCGAagcgcggcagcggcggcgcggcctaCTACGTGGTGAGCCCGTCTCGGGACTCGCGGGAGTCGTCGTCCACGCAGGCCACGCCCGTGTACAACAGCCCGCTCGAGTCCCCCTCGCACCAGTCATCCCTCGGCCCGCACTCCAgggcctcctccgccagccGCTTCTCCGGGGTCCTCCGCTCGCCCtccgccggctccggctccggctccggccccGGCAGCAAGCCGCCCACGGGCCGCAAGCGGCCCAGGCGCGCGCACGGCAAAGGGTGGCACGAGGTGGACGTGATCGACGAGGGCGACGGCGAGTACGGCGAGCTCGACGACGaccaggagctctcccggaggTGCCTCGCCGCCATCTGGTTCTCGGTTCTCGTCGTCGCGTTCACCCTTGCCTGCCTCGTCGTCTGGGGCGTCGCACGGCGTCACAAGCCCATCGTTCTCGTCAAG agCTTGATGGTGGAGAATTTTTACGCCGGCGAAGGCGTGGACCGGACCGGGGTGCCGACGAAGCTGGTCACGGTGAACTGCTCGCTCAAGATCGACGTCGAAAACCCTTCCACCATGTTCGGCATCCACGTTTCCTCCACCTCCATCCAGCTCATCTTCTCCCAGATACCCATCGCCAACGGCCAG TTGGAGAAGTTCTACCAGCCGAAGGCAAGccggcacgccgccgccgtgaccCTGCACGGCGAGAAGACCCCGCTgtacggcgccggcgccacgtTCGGCCTGAccggcgacgcgggcgccGTGCCGCTGACGCTGGACCTGGCGGTGAGAACCAGAGGGTACGTCATCGGTAACCTCGTCAGGGTGACACACACGAGGCGTGCGAGATGCCCAGTCGTCGTCCGCGGAGGCGACCAGCCGATCAAGTTTGCCCAGAGTGCTTGCAGTtacacctga
- the LOC100839594 gene encoding uncharacterized protein LOC100839594 → MHQDSFRSVVCRSLSKSLPSTSKDGSYPERAQCTVPCVVTLEPTVCRACQSRDWSLSQSNREERSILSQRDYMMASSLSRHFAEDLLRGAMDLQESLVMLEKFQSVSRSMRKPNKKIRPETGEKSPGIHESLFEASNTKKVVPGNISNRFDGQLRNCTDDLKRVIKDSLYRKNLSSVSSSDEQASLSRSSRYAQNSSAVSKSTKQKVVPRSLSCAPVQAEKSKSPSLVARLMGLDGLPSHNSNTAKKDETLKTVSSPRAQFDIEMPRSKTPPSERLPKQLFGNHSGRKGKAGQEIMEISQVKRLLKTMLNSDEHKVQQHNVRMDFSYLRKNILPLQDTSIITELTQREQRIKQGRTKVPEDLKVVSHITRKHRIKQNTEINRRSIDTQKDHFTNRKGEGRKDRKAKTVLASPTNAKVVKKPDKKLIASSSNPSTCRTMKPILRRTPGNSREKTVSSRKTQNLTIDDIVAYEVIETDGPSTEHSATPSDESCQSADWDTEPSINDAWEDFSGSNEASLASSLSSPPINRTPAKEVEIKDEMSLLLLSDQSFLTRAAQLLGISAPYHLIEQYKGTSKAEMKNRELCIDIAAEQLERKLHQQNSPPYTVFRGKKCRATHFSLEALLGDISNGTRMLKSYTEGYCDDRARKDSLSMKLEKDLGCTDPSTNSVWDLGWQDWVCMEETECWVGDAGESVLSLLIEEIALDMLVN, encoded by the exons ATGCATCAAGACAGTTTCAGATCAGTGGTTTGCAGATCCCTTTCGAAGAGTCTTCCCTCCACGAGCAAAGATGGCAGCTATCCTGAAAGAGCTCAGTGTACTGTCCCTTGTGTCGTCACACTGGAACCTACAGTTTGCCGAGCCTGCCAAAGCCGGGATTGGAGCCTGTCACAAAGTAACCGTGAGGAGAGGTCCATCTTGTCACAAAGAGATTATATGATGGCATCCTCACTCTCCAGGCATTTCGCCGAGGACCTCCTAAGAGGCGCCATGGACCTCCAGGAGTCCCTTGTGATGCTCGAGAAGTTCCAATCCGTGTCACGGAGCATGAGGAAACCGAATAAGAAGATACGACCAGAGACCGGTGAGAAATCACCAGGAATCCATGAGTCCCTCTTTGAAGCATCAAACACCAAGAAGGTAGTCCCTGGAAACATCAGCAATAGATTTGATGGGCAACTAAGGAACTGTACTGATGATCTGAAGAGAGTGATCAAGGATAGCCTTTACAGGAAGAACCTCTCCTCAGTGTCCTCCAGTGATGAGCAGGCCTCCTTAAGTCGGTCCTCACGGTACGCACAAAACAGTTCTGCTGTATCCAAGTCTACTAAGCAGAAGGTGGTGCCAAGATCATTATCATGTGCACCTGTGCAAGCTGAAAAGTCCAAATCCCCAAGCTTGGTAGCGAGGCTTATGGGCCTTGATGGACTGCCCTCACACAACAGCAATACTGCCAAGAAAGACGAGACACTGAAGACAGTGAGTTCACCAAGGGCACAGTTTGATATTGAGATGCCTAGATCAAAAACACCACCCTCAGAAAGACTACCAAAACAGCTATTTGGAAACCACTCTGGTCGGAAGGGGAAGGCAGGGCAGGAGATCATGGAGATAAGTCAAGTCAAAAGGCTTTTAAAGACCATGTTGAATTCTGATGAGCACAAAGTCCAGCAGCACAATGTTCGGATGGATTTTTCTTATTTGCGAAAGAACATCCTTCCTTTGCAGGATACCTCAATAATTACCGAGCTCACGCAGAGAGAACAAAGAATTAAACAAGGTCGAACCAAAGTCCCAGAGGACCTGAAGGTTGTGTCTCATATAACTCGAAAGCATCGTATAAAACAGAACACCGAGATCAACAGGAGAAGCATCGATACGCAGAAAGATCATTTTACTAATAGGaagggagaagggaggaaagaTAGGAAGGCTAAAACAGTATTGGCATCTCCTACCAATGCTAAAGTAGTGAAAAAGCCTGATAAGAAATTGATTGCATCAAGCAGCAACCCTTCAACATGCCGTACAATGAAGCCGATCTTACGGAGAACACCTGGTAATTCCAGGGAGAAGACGGTGTCAAGTAGAAAAACCCAGAACTTGACTATTGATGACATTGTG GCATATGAGGTCATCGAAACTGATGGGCCATCCACAGAACATAGTGCAACACCTAGTGACGAAAGCTGCCAGAGCGCTGATTGGGACACAGAACCTTCCATCAACG ATGCCTGGGAAGATTTTAGCGGATCCAATGAAGCTTCACTAGCTTCCAGCCTGAGCAGCCCACCGATAAACAGAACACCAGCAAAGGAAGTTGAAATAAAGGATGAGATGAGTTTGCTTCTCCTCAGTGACCAATCATTCCTTACCCGAGCAGCCCAACTCCTAGGTATTAGTGCACCTTATCATCTGATTGAGCAATACAAAGGTACCTCCAAGGCTGAAATGAAAAACCGCGAGCTCTGTATTGACATAGCAGCGGAGCAACTGGAACGAAAACTTCATCAGCAGAATAGCCCGCCTTACACCGTATTCAGGGGGAAGAAATGCAGAGCAACACACTTCTCTCTGGAGGCATTGCTAGGTGATATCAGCAATGGGACCCGGATGCTGAAGAGCTACACCGAAGGCTACTGCGATGACAGAGCCAGGAAAGATAGTCTGTCCATGAAGCTGGAGAAGGATCTCGGATGCACTGACCCGTCGACCAACAGCGTGTGGGACTTGGGGTGGCAGGATTGGGTCTGCATGGAAGAAACAGAGTGCTGGGTGGGAGATGCCGGGGAGAGCGTTCTGTCTTTGCTCATTGAGGAGATTGCTCTGGACATGCTGGTGAACTGA
- the LOC100834784 gene encoding uncharacterized protein LOC100834784 has protein sequence MSTSDRSSDEIAIENLFEDPVAQEMENKIDNAIAGGVEAQIEAALVGTNRRRRNSGKRRFIDRDREAGHERLVGDYFSDTPVYIDVMFRRRYRMRRHLFLRIVQALGEWSPFFTQRRDALNRRGFSPLQKCTVAMRMLANACSADSLDECYRIGETTSIDCLRKFVEGVRAIFGQEYLRKPTPADIQRLLQMGEAHGFPGMLGSLDCMHWDWKNCPVAWKGQFTRGDHGVSTVMLEAVASQDTWIWHSFFGFAGSNNNINVLNQSPLFTTVLQGRAPPVEFTVNGQQYDMGYYLVDGIYPEWAAFVKSIPLPQNHRDKIFSKCQESARKDVERAFGILQARFAILRHSARFWERSTLADIMFACIILHNMIVEDERDTYAGKHDYNYDQGRKPIPPVAIYPGPIDGFTNVLARNASIRDKRKHVRLKGDLVQHIWNRFGDGQHNN, from the coding sequence ATGTCCACCTCTGATAGATCAAGTGATGAGATCGCCATCGAAAACTTGTTCGAGGATCCTGTTGCACAGGAGATGGAAAACAAGATTGACAATGCCATTGCCGGCGGAGTGGAGGCTCAAATTGAAGCTGCACTTGTTGGAACCAATCGTCGCCGTCGTAACAGTGGTAAGAGGAGATTCATTGATAGAGATAGGGAGGCTGGTCATGAACGCCTTGTTGGAGATTATTTCTCAGATACACCGGTATACATAGATGTCATGTTCCGTCGAAGATACCGAATGAGAAGGCATTTATTTCTCCGCATTGTGCAAGCTCTCGGTGAGTGGTCACCATTTTTCACGCAGAGAAGAGATGCCTTAAATAGAAGAGGGTTCTCACCTTTGCAGAAATGTACAGTAGCCATGCGGATGTTGGCGAATGCATGCTCAGCTGATTCCCTTGATGAATGTTACCGCATAGGAGAAACTACATCGATAGATTGCCTAAGGAAGTTTGTTGAAGGTGTGAGAGCAATATTTGGTCAAGAGTATCTTCGGAAACCTACACCTGCGGACATTCAGCGATTGCTTCAAATGGGAGAGGCTCATGGCTTTCCAGGCATGCTGGGAAGTCTTGATTGCATGCACTGGGACTGGAAGAATTGCCCGGTTGCGTGGAAGGGGCAGTTCACTCGTGGGGATCATGGAGTATCTACTGTCATGCTTGAGGCGGTTGCATCACAAGATACTTGGATTTGGCATTCattttttggttttgctgGATCAAACAACAACATCAATGTGTTGAACCAATCACCATTGTTCACCACCGTGTTGCAAGGAAGAGCTCCGCCAGTTGAATTCACGGTTAATGGACAACAATACGATATGGGGTACTATTTAGTAGACGGGATATATCCTGAATGGGCTGCATTTGTGAAATCAATCCCTTTACCTCAGAATCATAGGgataaaatattttcaaagtGTCAAGAATCGGCTAGAAAAGATGTTGAAAGAGCGTTTGGAATTCTACAAGCTCGGTTTGCCATTCTACGACATTCAGCTCGTTTTTGGGAACGCTCAACCCTTGCCGACATCATGTTTGCGTGCATTATATTGCATAACATGATAGTAGAGGATGAAAGGGATACATATGCTGGCAAACATGACTACAATTATGACCAAGGGAGAAAGCCAATACCACCGGTAGCAATCTACCCTGGTCCTATTGATGGTTTCACCAATGTACTGGCCAGAAATGCTTCTATTCGTGACAAAAGGAAGCATGTTCGTCTAAAAGGTGACTTGGTTCAACATATTTGGAATCGTTTTGGAGATGGACAACACAACAATTAG